The following proteins are encoded in a genomic region of Sorangiineae bacterium MSr12523:
- a CDS encoding MetQ/NlpA family ABC transporter substrate-binding protein gives MHTRSIDKSVTRRLFLSAVTALCTTLSLGACSKEENKAGAAASSEGAAKTVTAEAKADAPLKVGASPVPHADILRFVQEKLAEKEGLKLQIVEFTDYVQPNLALNDKLIDANFFQHVPYMENFGKERNIAMVSVAKVHIEPLGIYSKKVKALADAPKGSIIAIPNDATNAGRALHLLADNGLLTLKEGAAVNATVQDIATNPKGFKVKELEAAQLPRSLDDAALAIVNGNYAIQVGLKPSKDALALEKGEGNPYANVLSVLKGQENEPRVQKLAKLLTSPEVKEFINKKYDGAVIAAF, from the coding sequence TTGCACACTCGATCCATCGACAAGTCCGTCACCCGCCGTCTCTTTCTCTCCGCCGTCACCGCGCTTTGCACCACGCTGAGCCTCGGCGCTTGTTCGAAGGAGGAAAACAAGGCGGGCGCAGCGGCCTCTTCCGAGGGTGCGGCCAAGACGGTGACCGCCGAGGCCAAGGCCGATGCTCCGCTCAAGGTGGGCGCCTCGCCGGTTCCGCACGCGGACATCCTGCGTTTCGTGCAGGAAAAGCTGGCCGAGAAAGAGGGCCTCAAGCTCCAGATCGTGGAGTTTACCGATTACGTGCAGCCGAACCTCGCGTTGAACGACAAGCTGATCGACGCGAACTTCTTCCAGCACGTGCCGTACATGGAGAACTTCGGCAAGGAGCGCAACATCGCCATGGTCTCGGTGGCCAAGGTGCACATCGAGCCGCTGGGCATCTACTCGAAGAAGGTGAAAGCCCTGGCCGACGCGCCCAAGGGCTCGATCATCGCCATCCCGAACGATGCGACCAACGCCGGCCGCGCCCTGCACCTTCTCGCCGACAACGGCCTGCTCACCCTGAAAGAGGGCGCCGCGGTCAACGCCACGGTGCAAGACATCGCGACGAACCCCAAGGGCTTCAAAGTGAAGGAACTGGAAGCCGCCCAGCTCCCGCGTTCCCTCGATGACGCGGCCCTCGCCATCGTGAATGGCAATTACGCCATCCAAGTTGGATTGAAGCCGAGCAAAGATGCTTTGGCCTTGGAAAAGGGCGAGGGTAACCCCTACGCCAACGTTCTGAGCGTCCTCAAAGGCCAAGAGAACGAACCGCGCGTGCAGAAGCTTGCGAAGCTTTTGACGTCGCCCGAAGTCAAAGAGTTCATCAACAAGAAGTACGACGGCGCCGTGATTGCGGCATTCTAA